A section of the Paenibacillus yonginensis genome encodes:
- a CDS encoding calcium-translocating P-type ATPase, SERCA-type, protein MEQNSWHRLEPKELLEWFQVKRDQGLSSEEADKWRETAGWNELQEAKRVSPLLLFLNQFKDFMMLVLMGATLISGLLGEYLDAITIVAIIVLNGFLGFIQEFRAERSLRALKQLSAPSAKVLRGGKEIVIPAKEIVPGDIVLLESGDRIPADIRWLETTGCDVEESALTGESHPVGKFAQAIPEEDVPLGDQKNIGFMGTMVTRGSGKGIVIRTGMDTEMGKIADLIQNTESQETPLQRRLEQLGKILIVVALALTVVVVLAGILHGQPPGNMFFAGVSLAVAAIPEGLPAIVTIALALGVQRMIKRKAIVRKLPSVETLGCASVICSDKTGTLTQNKMTVTKVWAEGREFKVTGEGYEPRGDIWDGGRPVDLRKEQGLRRILQISALCSNAEIVETTEEETPNRKRSGNEQKDSRWVLKGDPTEGALVALASKMDHSPATLSALYTKETEFPFDAKRKRMSVLVSHQGGRLLFVKGAPDMLLDRCSHILWDGKVVPLTGTLRQKVGAANESMARGALRVLGLAYREVRPHDQVKDEDSAESQLIFAGLTGMIDPPRREARDAIAVCRKAGIKTVMITGDHGLTAEAIAHDLGIIPRGGRVMSGQQLASLSDDELDKVSDEVFVYSRVSPEHKLRIVKSLQRRGHVVAMTGDGVNDAPAIKAADIGIAMGITGTDVSKEASSLILSDDNFSTIVSAIEEGRNIYENIRKFIRYLLASNVGEILTMFFAMLAGLPLPLLPIQILWVNLVTDGLPAMALGVDQPEKDLMEHKPRGAKENIFARRLGWKIMSRGILIGVCTLGAFWLTLQISPDDPGQLMKAQSVAFVTLVMAQLIHVFDCRSSRSIFHRNMLQNKFLVFAVLSSVLMTLAVMYIEPLQPIFKTVPLGFREWAISLVAAGIPTFLMGAGSVWSGNRRRPAGTNGRPAAVNSTNIRA, encoded by the coding sequence ATGGAACAAAATAGTTGGCACCGCCTTGAACCGAAAGAGCTGCTGGAATGGTTTCAGGTGAAGCGGGATCAAGGGCTGTCCTCCGAAGAGGCGGACAAGTGGCGGGAGACGGCTGGCTGGAACGAGCTGCAGGAAGCCAAGAGGGTATCGCCGCTGCTGCTGTTTTTGAATCAATTTAAAGACTTTATGATGCTGGTGCTGATGGGTGCCACGCTCATCTCGGGCCTGCTCGGCGAATATCTGGATGCCATTACGATCGTGGCGATTATCGTGCTGAACGGATTTCTGGGTTTTATTCAGGAATTCCGGGCGGAACGGTCGCTGCGGGCGCTTAAGCAGCTGTCGGCTCCCAGCGCGAAGGTGCTGCGCGGGGGCAAGGAAATCGTCATTCCCGCAAAGGAGATCGTTCCGGGTGACATTGTGCTGCTGGAGAGCGGGGACCGGATCCCGGCCGATATCCGCTGGCTGGAGACGACCGGCTGCGATGTAGAGGAATCCGCTTTGACGGGTGAATCCCATCCGGTGGGAAAATTTGCTCAAGCTATTCCGGAGGAGGATGTGCCGCTGGGCGACCAGAAGAATATCGGCTTCATGGGCACCATGGTTACCCGCGGCAGCGGCAAGGGGATTGTCATCCGCACCGGCATGGATACGGAAATGGGCAAAATCGCCGACCTGATTCAAAATACGGAAAGTCAGGAGACGCCGCTGCAGCGCAGACTTGAGCAGTTAGGCAAAATTCTGATCGTTGTGGCGCTGGCTTTGACGGTGGTTGTCGTTTTGGCCGGCATTTTGCATGGACAGCCTCCGGGCAATATGTTCTTCGCCGGTGTCAGCCTGGCTGTGGCCGCCATTCCGGAAGGCCTTCCGGCGATTGTTACCATTGCGCTGGCGCTGGGCGTTCAGCGGATGATCAAACGCAAGGCGATTGTGCGCAAGCTGCCGTCCGTTGAAACCTTGGGCTGCGCGTCCGTTATTTGCTCGGACAAGACGGGGACGCTGACCCAGAATAAAATGACGGTGACCAAAGTTTGGGCCGAAGGCCGGGAATTTAAAGTCACAGGCGAAGGCTACGAGCCTCGCGGCGATATTTGGGACGGCGGCCGGCCGGTTGATTTGCGCAAGGAGCAGGGACTGCGGCGCATCCTGCAGATTAGCGCATTGTGCAGCAACGCCGAGATCGTCGAAACAACCGAGGAAGAAACGCCAAACCGCAAACGTTCGGGGAACGAACAGAAGGACTCCAGATGGGTGCTGAAGGGGGATCCGACAGAAGGCGCGCTGGTCGCTCTCGCATCGAAAATGGATCATTCGCCCGCCACGCTGTCTGCTTTGTATACCAAAGAAACAGAGTTTCCGTTTGACGCCAAACGCAAACGGATGTCGGTTCTTGTCTCTCATCAAGGTGGACGTTTGCTGTTCGTTAAAGGCGCACCGGATATGCTGCTGGACCGCTGCTCCCATATTTTGTGGGACGGCAAGGTTGTCCCGCTGACCGGCACGCTGCGCCAGAAGGTTGGCGCTGCCAATGAATCGATGGCGCGGGGAGCGCTGCGCGTCCTGGGTCTGGCTTATCGCGAGGTGCGGCCGCATGACCAGGTTAAAGATGAGGATTCCGCCGAGTCCCAGCTGATCTTTGCAGGGCTGACCGGCATGATTGATCCGCCGCGCCGCGAAGCGCGCGACGCGATTGCCGTATGCCGCAAGGCCGGCATCAAAACGGTCATGATTACGGGCGACCACGGCCTTACAGCGGAAGCCATCGCCCATGATCTGGGCATTATCCCGCGGGGCGGCAGGGTAATGAGCGGCCAGCAGCTTGCTTCTTTAAGCGACGATGAGCTGGATAAGGTCAGCGACGAAGTTTTTGTCTATTCCCGGGTATCGCCCGAACATAAGCTGCGGATTGTCAAGTCTTTGCAGCGCAGAGGGCATGTGGTGGCCATGACCGGCGATGGCGTCAATGACGCTCCCGCGATCAAGGCGGCTGACATCGGCATTGCGATGGGCATCACCGGCACGGACGTCTCCAAAGAAGCCTCTTCGCTGATCCTGAGCGACGACAATTTCTCGACCATCGTGTCCGCCATCGAAGAGGGCCGAAATATTTATGAAAATATCCGCAAATTTATCCGTTATCTGCTGGCCTCCAATGTCGGCGAAATTTTGACGATGTTTTTTGCCATGCTGGCCGGTCTGCCGCTGCCGCTGCTGCCGATTCAGATTCTGTGGGTCAATCTGGTAACCGATGGCCTGCCGGCTATGGCGCTTGGCGTCGATCAGCCGGAGAAGGATCTGATGGAGCATAAGCCGCGCGGCGCCAAGGAAAATATTTTTGCCCGCCGGTTAGGCTGGAAAATCATGAGCCGGGGCATTTTGATCGGCGTTTGTACACTGGGCGCCTTCTGGCTGACGCTGCAAATTTCGCCGGATGACCCGGGACAGCTGATGAAGGCTCAGTCCGTTGCTTTTGTTACGCTGGTAATGGCTCAGCTTATCCATGTGTTTGACTGCCGCAGCTCGCGTTCGATCTTTCACCGCAATATGCTGCAGAACAAGTTTCTGGTGTTTGCCGTCTTGTCTTCGGTTCTTATGACGCTGGCTGTGATGTACATCGAACCGCTGCAACCGATCTTCAAGACGGTTCCGCTCGGCTTCCGCGAATGGGCCATTTCCTTAGTAGCGGCAGGCATCCCGACCTTCCTGATGGGCGCTGGCAGCGTCTGGTCCGGCAACCGCCGCCGCCCTGCGGGAACAAACGGCCGTCCTGCTGCGGTGAATAGTACAAATATTCGTGCATAA
- a CDS encoding Rqc2 family fibronectin-binding protein, with protein sequence MALDGIVTRAIVQELQACIGARINKIHQPSDNDIVMHLRTRNGNQRLLLSANPTYPRVHFTEASFMNPQEAPMFCMLLRKHCEGGVIEQVSQVGMERIIHLDLRQRDELGDTSRKRIIIELMGRHSNLILVDPATGTQLDGIHHVTPSISSYRVVMPGFAYTEPPQQNKLNPLETDKTRFLELLQSAAEPAEPQWLVEAFSGLSPLLAQELLIRAAQARQADPGGSEAADAFEQSLWNAFSEVMEQIRSGRFEPTSGDNAKGKSIFSAVDLTIIKPDTKRSYETISLCMEDYYGDKAERDTVKQKVGDLLRFLQNERSKNIKKLSNLQKDLDDAEDAEKYKVWGELLLPSLHLITKGQTEVELVNYYDEEQGMIRVPLDPLLTPSENAQRYFKKYNKFKNSLAVIDEQLKKTHEEIAYMDELLQQLAFASMNDIEEIREELTTQGYLRDRGRKNGKKKKKDHRPTLHVYTSSEGIEMVVGKNNLQNEYITNRLGTPNDTWLHTKDIPGSHVLIRAHSFSDATLEEAAQLAAYFSQAKESSSVPVDCTLIRHVRKPSGAKPGFVIYDHQRTLFVTPDEQLVKSLPNTIK encoded by the coding sequence ATGGCACTTGACGGCATTGTAACCCGCGCTATCGTGCAGGAGCTTCAGGCCTGCATCGGCGCACGCATTAATAAAATTCACCAGCCCTCCGATAACGATATTGTCATGCATTTAAGAACGAGAAACGGCAATCAGCGTCTGCTGCTGTCGGCCAATCCGACCTATCCGCGGGTGCATTTCACTGAAGCTTCATTCATGAATCCGCAGGAGGCCCCGATGTTCTGCATGCTGCTGCGCAAACACTGCGAAGGCGGCGTAATCGAGCAGGTTAGCCAGGTTGGCATGGAGCGGATTATCCACCTGGATCTCAGACAGAGGGACGAGCTTGGCGACACCTCTCGAAAAAGAATCATCATAGAGCTGATGGGCAGACACAGCAACCTGATTCTGGTCGATCCCGCTACAGGCACGCAGCTGGACGGCATTCACCACGTCACCCCGTCGATCAGCAGCTACCGCGTGGTCATGCCCGGCTTCGCGTATACCGAGCCGCCCCAGCAGAACAAACTGAACCCGCTGGAAACGGACAAAACCCGGTTTCTGGAGCTGCTTCAAAGCGCAGCTGAACCTGCGGAGCCTCAGTGGCTGGTCGAGGCATTCAGCGGCTTAAGCCCGCTGCTAGCCCAGGAGCTTCTCATCCGGGCCGCGCAGGCTCGACAGGCTGATCCCGGAGGAAGCGAAGCGGCAGATGCGTTTGAGCAGAGCTTGTGGAACGCTTTTTCAGAGGTGATGGAACAGATTCGGAGCGGCCGATTCGAGCCGACTTCGGGGGATAATGCCAAAGGCAAAAGCATCTTCTCGGCTGTGGACCTCACGATCATCAAGCCGGACACGAAACGCAGCTACGAAACGATCAGCCTTTGCATGGAGGATTATTACGGCGACAAGGCCGAGCGGGACACGGTCAAGCAGAAGGTCGGCGACCTGCTGCGGTTCCTGCAGAACGAGCGGAGCAAAAACATCAAAAAGCTGTCCAATCTGCAGAAGGACCTGGATGATGCCGAGGATGCCGAGAAATACAAAGTCTGGGGCGAGCTGCTGCTGCCTTCGCTGCATTTGATTACCAAAGGCCAAACCGAGGTCGAGCTCGTCAATTATTACGATGAAGAACAGGGAATGATCCGCGTTCCGCTGGATCCCCTCCTGACGCCTTCGGAGAATGCGCAGCGTTATTTCAAGAAGTACAACAAGTTCAAGAACAGTCTCGCCGTCATCGACGAGCAGCTCAAGAAAACCCATGAGGAAATCGCTTATATGGACGAGCTGCTGCAGCAGCTGGCTTTTGCCAGCATGAATGATATTGAAGAAATTCGCGAGGAGCTGACCACCCAAGGTTATTTGCGTGATCGGGGGCGGAAGAACGGGAAGAAGAAGAAAAAGGATCATCGGCCGACCCTGCATGTCTATACTTCTTCCGAAGGCATCGAAATGGTCGTCGGCAAAAACAATCTGCAGAACGAATACATCACCAACCGGCTGGGAACGCCGAACGACACCTGGCTCCATACCAAGGATATCCCCGGCTCCCATGTGCTGATCCGCGCGCACTCCTTCTCGGACGCCACGCTGGAGGAAGCTGCGCAGCTTGCGGCTTATTTCAGCCAGGCCAAAGAGTCCAGCAGCGTCCCGGTTGACTGCACGCTGATTCGTCACGTCAGAAAACCCAGCGGCGCCAAACCAGGTTTCGTCATTTACGACCATCAGCGCACCCTGTTTGTTACGCCGGATGAGCAGCTTGTCAAATCTCTGCCAAACACGATTAAATAA
- a CDS encoding putative bifunctional diguanylate cyclase/phosphodiesterase has product MDDHLHLEDPGAILTASEFMKALERMGIGLIITNPNLPDNPVIYVNQGFTRMTGFEAEEILMRNCRCLQGPDTNEEALKIVKQAQLEQRAETVTLKNYRKDGSYFWNQLTISPVFGESGELLYFIGLQFDMTQEVEEREKSSLRMRELAFFDPLTGLLNMSRFKLELERELQEGHHCAIIRINIDRFRYLNESYGDKAGDSLLLEAAERMKRLIGDDGILCRSFADDFIVLLKSQDCSRYTIHNQALMLAEGLHKPYFIRNEEVRLSFSSGISMYPEHGEEGPMLLNYADLALKKSKQAGVGEPQWFQYSLLDEIHKRIEIEKKLPKALEHQEFELYFQPKGSIRSTPSLAGLEVLLRWNDPDQGMVPPMEFIPIAEENGFIIRLGEWVLRESCRVAKQWQDEGYPKVTISVNVSAVQFRHPQFIDVVENALRDSGLEPCYLELEVTETMLNDPVVIKEKLERLRSLGIKISIDDFGTGYSSIHYLKTLPVDILKIDKSFVQETPLSAQDSTLLVSIIQLGKSFGLTVLAEGVESKSQLEFLAGSGCDLIQGYYYSRPLNRAAMEQMFKDSMDKGLIAET; this is encoded by the coding sequence TTGGACGATCATTTGCATCTTGAGGATCCCGGGGCTATTCTGACGGCTTCGGAATTTATGAAAGCCCTAGAAAGAATGGGGATCGGCTTGATTATTACGAATCCCAACCTCCCTGATAATCCGGTTATTTACGTCAATCAGGGATTCACCCGTATGACGGGGTTCGAAGCGGAAGAAATACTGATGCGCAACTGCCGCTGCCTTCAAGGGCCCGACACCAATGAAGAGGCGCTAAAAATTGTTAAGCAAGCACAGCTTGAACAGCGGGCCGAGACGGTCACGCTCAAGAATTACCGCAAGGATGGAAGCTATTTCTGGAATCAATTAACGATCAGTCCGGTGTTCGGAGAATCCGGAGAACTGCTTTATTTTATCGGTCTGCAGTTTGATATGACTCAGGAGGTTGAAGAGCGGGAGAAGTCTTCCTTGCGTATGCGGGAACTGGCTTTTTTTGACCCGCTGACCGGACTTCTGAACATGAGCCGCTTTAAATTGGAGCTGGAGCGTGAATTGCAGGAAGGGCATCACTGTGCCATTATTCGCATCAATATCGACCGTTTCCGGTACCTGAATGAAAGCTACGGGGACAAAGCAGGTGACAGCCTGCTGCTGGAAGCCGCAGAGCGGATGAAACGGCTGATCGGTGATGACGGCATTTTGTGCAGAAGCTTCGCGGATGATTTTATCGTGCTGTTGAAATCGCAGGACTGCTCCCGTTACACGATTCATAATCAGGCGCTTATGCTGGCAGAAGGGCTGCACAAGCCTTATTTTATAAGAAATGAAGAAGTCCGCCTCAGCTTCAGCTCTGGCATCAGCATGTATCCGGAGCATGGGGAGGAAGGGCCAATGCTGCTGAATTATGCCGATCTGGCCCTGAAGAAAAGCAAGCAGGCAGGCGTGGGCGAACCTCAATGGTTCCAATATTCCCTGCTGGATGAAATACATAAACGCATTGAAATCGAGAAGAAATTACCCAAAGCATTAGAACACCAAGAATTTGAATTATATTTTCAGCCTAAAGGCAGCATCCGTTCAACCCCTTCTTTGGCGGGTCTGGAAGTGCTGCTGCGATGGAACGACCCGGATCAGGGGATGGTGCCGCCGATGGAGTTTATTCCGATAGCGGAAGAGAATGGTTTTATTATAAGACTCGGGGAATGGGTGCTTCGGGAAAGCTGCCGGGTAGCCAAGCAGTGGCAGGATGAAGGTTATCCGAAGGTCACGATTTCTGTGAACGTGTCAGCCGTGCAGTTCAGACATCCGCAGTTCATAGACGTTGTGGAGAACGCGTTGCGGGATTCCGGACTGGAACCGTGTTACCTGGAGCTGGAAGTGACGGAGACGATGCTGAATGATCCGGTCGTGATCAAAGAGAAGCTGGAGAGGCTTAGAAGCCTGGGGATAAAAATCTCCATCGACGATTTTGGGACCGGTTATTCCTCTATCCATTATTTAAAAACGCTGCCCGTCGACATCTTAAAAATTGACAAGTCGTTTGTTCAAGAGACGCCGCTGTCGGCCCAGGACAGCACGCTGCTGGTATCAATCATCCAGCTTGGCAAATCGTTTGGCCTCACCGTGCTGGCCGAAGGCGTAGAGTCGAAGTCCCAGCTGGAATTTCTGGCCGGCAGCGGCTGTGACCTTATTCAGGGTTATTATTACAGCCGTCCGTTAAACCGCGCGGCTATGGAGCAAATGTTCAAAGACAGCATGGACAAAGGTTTGATTGCCGAAACCTGA
- a CDS encoding PHP domain-containing protein, with the protein MNHQLGQADLHTHTTASDGLNSPADNVQMARDKGLSAIAITDHDTVAGVDEALEAGEKLGIMVVPGIEISTGAEDTDIHVLGYFLNHQDPVLKRRLRELRNARERRNEAILEKLNQLGIPLSLKEVLQGLGRKLQEGESLGRPHLAAALVAKGYAADIRDAFDRYLAEGAAAYANVPRITPQEAFAWIREAGGAPVIAHPGIYGQDALVQSILESGRPSGIEVFHSDHSPEDERRYGEWAAHYGLIPTGGSDFHGSRNGTAFHGELGSRTVSMRVVQLLKEV; encoded by the coding sequence ATGAATCACCAGCTGGGACAAGCAGATCTGCATACACACACTACTGCTTCTGACGGGCTGAATTCGCCCGCGGACAATGTCCAAATGGCCAGGGACAAAGGATTATCCGCTATCGCCATTACAGACCACGATACGGTGGCCGGAGTAGATGAAGCTCTGGAAGCCGGGGAGAAGCTGGGGATTATGGTGGTTCCGGGCATAGAGATCAGTACCGGGGCGGAGGACACGGACATTCATGTGCTGGGGTATTTTCTGAATCATCAGGATCCGGTGCTGAAGCGGCGTCTGAGAGAACTCCGGAACGCAAGGGAGCGGCGGAATGAGGCGATTCTGGAGAAGTTGAACCAACTTGGCATCCCTCTCAGCCTGAAGGAGGTTTTGCAGGGGCTGGGACGGAAGCTTCAGGAAGGGGAAAGCCTGGGGCGTCCTCATCTGGCCGCAGCTTTGGTAGCCAAAGGTTATGCAGCGGACATCCGCGACGCTTTCGACCGTTATCTGGCGGAAGGTGCCGCGGCTTATGCCAACGTGCCGAGAATTACGCCGCAGGAGGCTTTTGCTTGGATTCGGGAAGCAGGAGGTGCTCCGGTGATTGCGCACCCCGGCATTTACGGCCAGGATGCCCTGGTTCAATCCATTTTGGAGAGCGGAAGACCTTCCGGAATCGAAGTTTTCCATTCGGATCATTCACCGGAGGATGAACGCAGATACGGGGAATGGGCAGCTCATTATGGCCTTATTCCGACTGGGGGCTCCGATTTCCACGGCAGCCGGAATGGGACTGCCTTTCACGGGGAGCTCGGCAGCCGGACCGTATCCATGCGAGTTGTTCAATTATTAAAGGAGGTGTAG
- a CDS encoding selenium metabolism-associated LysR family transcriptional regulator has protein sequence MALNYHQLHIFYNVAKLGSFSAAAQALHMTQPAVTMQMQSLEDHFGCKLLIRSTRGIELTEAGQTLLPFAVRSLELMRETEDAMSRFTHQLEGRLQLGASLTIGEYVLPRLLGPFGHQYPHIQIMLKVMNTSQIVDYILQHQLMFGLVEAPVDHPDIQIEPVMEDELKLVVPAGHKLDVQEGVDLEQVVKYPFVLREKGSGTRQVMEEELHRRGVGAADLNVVMELGSTGAVKSAVEAGFGITMLSPSSIKHELALGLLRMIPIRNASFKRRFFSIHLKSTLLPISAVTFLNFIKQPMAEDQGGA, from the coding sequence ATGGCGCTTAACTATCATCAGCTTCATATTTTTTATAATGTGGCCAAGCTTGGAAGCTTCTCTGCGGCCGCGCAGGCGCTCCACATGACCCAGCCGGCGGTTACGATGCAGATGCAGTCATTGGAGGATCACTTCGGATGCAAGCTGCTCATTCGTTCAACGAGGGGCATTGAGCTGACGGAAGCTGGGCAGACGCTGCTGCCTTTTGCGGTTCGCAGCCTGGAATTGATGAGGGAGACCGAAGATGCAATGTCCCGCTTTACTCATCAGCTGGAAGGACGGCTGCAGCTTGGCGCCAGCTTGACGATCGGCGAATATGTGCTTCCACGGCTGCTGGGTCCTTTTGGCCATCAATATCCGCATATTCAAATTATGCTGAAGGTTATGAATACTTCGCAAATTGTAGATTATATTCTGCAGCACCAGCTTATGTTCGGCCTGGTTGAGGCTCCGGTCGACCATCCTGATATTCAAATCGAGCCGGTCATGGAGGACGAATTGAAGCTGGTCGTTCCGGCTGGGCATAAGCTGGATGTTCAGGAGGGGGTCGACTTGGAGCAGGTGGTCAAATATCCATTTGTACTGCGTGAAAAAGGCTCGGGCACCCGGCAGGTGATGGAGGAGGAATTGCATCGGCGGGGAGTAGGAGCCGCAGATTTAAACGTAGTGATGGAACTCGGCAGCACCGGTGCGGTAAAATCAGCGGTAGAGGCGGGATTTGGCATTACGATGCTGTCGCCGTCCTCGATCAAACATGAGCTTGCTTTAGGGCTGCTGCGGATGATTCCGATCCGAAACGCTTCGTTCAAGCGGAGGTTCTTCTCCATCCATTTGAAGTCAACCTTGCTGCCAATTTCGGCCGTAACTTTTCTAAACTTTATAAAACAGCCTATGGCTGAGGATCAAGGAGGAGCCTAA
- a CDS encoding YlbG family protein — MFPERTGFIIWVSDLKAARNLDKYGNVLYLSRRMHYVVMYVNADRAEDIMKNVRKLSYVRKIERSYRNEIKTEYNKNVPDKTQYYGL, encoded by the coding sequence ATGTTTCCGGAACGGACAGGATTTATTATTTGGGTCAGTGATTTGAAGGCGGCCAGAAATCTGGATAAATACGGCAATGTTTTGTATTTGTCCAGAAGAATGCATTATGTCGTCATGTATGTTAATGCCGATCGTGCGGAGGATATTATGAAGAATGTCCGCAAGTTATCCTACGTACGCAAGATCGAACGATCTTATCGCAACGAGATCAAAACCGAATACAACAAAAACGTGCCAGACAAGACCCAGTATTACGGGCTGTAG
- a CDS encoding YlbF family regulator: protein MSVSELRTVDMAQLLTYAYELGDMINHSVCVTDYLYWKRMIENDAEIQSCVRKLASKKELFEETQRFGHFHPNYHEAKDKVAEVERELEQFEAVRRFKLSEKELDDMLHEMSEMIAYSVSQTIKVPSNDANPKGGCGGGSSCGCGG, encoded by the coding sequence ATGAGCGTATCTGAATTGCGAACGGTCGATATGGCCCAGCTGCTGACATACGCCTATGAATTGGGCGATATGATCAACCATTCGGTTTGTGTGACCGACTACTTATACTGGAAACGGATGATCGAGAACGACGCGGAAATTCAAAGCTGCGTTCGCAAGCTGGCTTCCAAAAAAGAGCTGTTCGAGGAGACCCAGCGTTTCGGTCATTTCCATCCCAACTATCATGAAGCCAAAGACAAGGTGGCTGAAGTAGAGAGGGAGCTGGAACAGTTCGAGGCGGTAAGAAGATTCAAGCTTTCCGAGAAAGAACTGGACGATATGCTGCATGAGATGTCGGAGATGATTGCTTACTCCGTCTCTCAAACCATCAAGGTGCCGAGCAACGACGCAAATCCGAAGGGCGGCTGTGGCGGAGGCAGTTCTTGCGGCTGCGGCGGCTAA